A region from the Rufibacter sp. DG15C genome encodes:
- the pgmB gene encoding beta-phosphoglucomutase, translated as MSQITACLFDLDGVLVDTAVYHYKAWRDLANSLGIEFTEEDNERLKGVSRVRSLEIILEIGNQTLEQEKMLALCEQKNTEYLKDVAQMTPAEILPGVVDFLKALKQEGILIALGSASKNAQLILERTGLLGYFDAIIDGRHVINGKPDPEVFLKGAEALGVQPENCVVFEDAVAGVEAAKNAGMLCVGVGEPETLALADIVVKDMTEMSVAKLRELEK; from the coding sequence ATGAGCCAGATAACAGCGTGCCTTTTTGACTTAGACGGCGTTTTAGTAGACACCGCCGTGTACCATTACAAAGCCTGGCGGGACCTTGCCAACAGCCTGGGCATAGAATTCACCGAAGAGGACAATGAGCGCTTGAAGGGCGTGAGCCGCGTGCGGTCCCTGGAGATTATCCTAGAGATTGGCAACCAGACCCTGGAGCAGGAGAAGATGCTGGCCCTTTGCGAGCAGAAAAACACCGAGTACTTGAAAGACGTGGCCCAAATGACGCCCGCCGAGATTCTGCCCGGCGTAGTGGATTTCCTGAAGGCCCTTAAGCAAGAAGGAATTCTGATTGCCTTAGGTTCGGCGAGTAAGAACGCCCAGTTAATTCTGGAGCGTACAGGTTTGCTAGGCTATTTTGACGCCATCATTGACGGCCGTCATGTCATCAACGGCAAACCAGACCCAGAGGTGTTCTTAAAAGGCGCCGAAGCCTTGGGCGTACAGCCTGAAAACTGCGTAGTCTTTGAAGACGCCGTAGCCGGCGTAGAGGCTGCCAAGAACGCAGGCATGCTGTGCGTAGGCGTAGGTGAACCAGAGACCTTGGCGCTGGCAGACATCGTGGTGAAAGACATGACCGAAATGTCTGTCGCCAAATTGAGAGAATTAGAAAAGTAA
- a CDS encoding glycoside hydrolase family 65 protein, protein MKQYLTIDEWSIIEEGFRPEYNRISESVFSLGNGRMGQRANFEETYTGETLQGNYVAGVYYPDKTRVGWWKNGYPEYFAKVLNAANWIGIDVTIDGETLDLHYCQVLEFRRELNMREGWLERTFTAQLPSGKQVRVVAKRFTSIVDDEVGAIKYCLTPLNFSGNITFTPFVDVDVMNADSNYDEKFWNEVQKEVKSLEGYVTAETKKTAFHVCTGQKIKVTLDGEEVAVDATNTERSKYVASTFTVAANQDKDLIIYKIAANLSSENHPKEQLLANTKQVIAEAYAKGFQQLLLEQIDAWAAKWEESDIVIEGDAAAQQGIRFNIFQLNQTYTGEDERLNIGPKGFTGEKYGGSTYWDTEAYCLPFYLATADQQVARNLLVYRYKHLQKAIENAEKLGFTNGAALYPMVTINGEECHNEWEITFEEIHRNGAIAHAIYDYIRYTGDDAYLAEYGVEVLVGISRFWAQRVNWSAAKNQYVMLGVTGPNEYENNVNNNWYTSTIATWTLEYTLKALKHVQETNLSRYQELVGVMNLDVAKETEQWQHVIDHMFYAEDKDLGIFLQQDGFLDKEQTLVKDLPSQDRPLNQKWSWDRILRSVFIKQADVLQGIYLFEDRYDLETIRRNYDFYEPRTVHESSLSPCVHSILAAKLGDEERAYEFYLRTARLDLDDYNNDTEDGCHTTSMAGTWMSVVQGFGGMRVRDNILHFNPFIPAGWSSYSFKIRFRGHLLNVKVNKEGVEIENQHIQPLSLTIFDQPQTIEANGKVQLAHQVA, encoded by the coding sequence ATGAAGCAATACCTTACCATAGACGAATGGTCCATCATAGAAGAAGGCTTCCGTCCGGAGTATAATAGAATATCGGAGAGCGTCTTCAGTTTGGGCAACGGGCGCATGGGCCAGCGCGCCAATTTTGAGGAAACCTACACCGGTGAAACCCTGCAAGGAAATTATGTGGCCGGTGTGTATTACCCAGATAAAACCCGCGTGGGCTGGTGGAAGAACGGCTACCCAGAATACTTCGCCAAGGTATTGAATGCCGCCAACTGGATTGGCATTGACGTGACCATTGACGGCGAAACCCTTGACCTGCACTACTGCCAGGTGCTGGAGTTCAGACGCGAGCTGAACATGCGCGAAGGCTGGTTGGAGCGCACCTTCACGGCCCAGCTGCCCAGCGGCAAACAAGTGCGCGTCGTGGCCAAGCGCTTTACCAGCATTGTGGACGATGAGGTAGGCGCCATCAAATACTGCCTCACCCCGTTGAACTTCTCGGGCAATATCACCTTCACTCCTTTCGTGGACGTGGACGTGATGAACGCCGATTCTAACTACGATGAGAAGTTCTGGAACGAGGTGCAGAAAGAAGTCAAAAGCTTGGAAGGGTATGTTACCGCCGAGACCAAGAAGACCGCTTTTCATGTCTGCACCGGCCAGAAAATCAAGGTGACGCTGGACGGCGAGGAAGTTGCTGTGGACGCCACCAACACAGAGCGCTCCAAGTATGTGGCCTCTACCTTTACCGTGGCTGCCAACCAAGACAAGGACCTGATTATTTATAAAATTGCCGCCAACCTTTCCTCAGAAAACCACCCAAAGGAGCAATTGCTGGCCAACACCAAACAAGTTATTGCTGAGGCCTATGCTAAGGGGTTCCAGCAGTTACTGTTAGAGCAGATAGACGCCTGGGCCGCCAAGTGGGAAGAAAGTGACATTGTCATTGAAGGAGACGCCGCCGCCCAACAAGGCATCCGGTTCAACATCTTCCAACTCAACCAAACCTACACTGGCGAGGATGAACGCCTAAACATCGGTCCGAAAGGCTTTACCGGCGAGAAATATGGCGGGTCTACCTACTGGGACACCGAGGCGTACTGCCTTCCGTTCTACTTGGCCACCGCCGACCAACAAGTGGCACGCAACCTCTTGGTGTACCGCTATAAGCATTTGCAGAAAGCCATTGAGAACGCAGAGAAGTTGGGCTTTACAAATGGTGCCGCTTTGTACCCCATGGTGACCATCAACGGCGAGGAGTGCCACAATGAGTGGGAAATCACCTTCGAGGAGATTCACCGCAACGGCGCCATCGCGCACGCCATATATGACTACATCCGGTACACCGGAGATGACGCGTACCTAGCCGAATACGGTGTGGAAGTGTTAGTAGGTATCTCACGTTTCTGGGCACAGCGCGTGAACTGGTCGGCGGCCAAAAACCAGTACGTGATGCTGGGCGTGACGGGTCCTAACGAATACGAAAACAACGTTAACAACAACTGGTACACGTCTACCATTGCCACCTGGACGCTGGAGTACACGCTCAAGGCCTTGAAGCACGTGCAGGAAACCAACCTTTCGCGCTATCAGGAATTGGTAGGCGTCATGAACCTGGACGTAGCCAAGGAAACCGAGCAGTGGCAACACGTGATTGACCACATGTTCTACGCCGAGGACAAAGACCTGGGCATCTTCTTGCAGCAGGACGGCTTCTTGGACAAAGAACAGACTCTGGTGAAGGACCTTCCATCCCAAGACCGCCCGCTGAACCAGAAATGGTCCTGGGACAGAATCCTGCGCTCGGTGTTCATCAAGCAGGCCGACGTCTTGCAAGGCATCTATTTGTTTGAGGACCGCTATGACCTGGAGACCATCCGGAGAAATTATGACTTCTATGAGCCGCGCACGGTGCATGAGTCTTCGTTGAGCCCATGTGTACACTCCATCCTGGCGGCCAAGCTAGGCGACGAAGAGCGTGCCTATGAGTTTTACCTGCGCACCGCGCGCCTGGACCTGGACGACTACAACAACGACACCGAGGACGGCTGCCACACCACCAGCATGGCCGGCACCTGGATGAGCGTGGTGCAGGGTTTTGGCGGCATGCGCGTACGAGACAACATACTGCATTTTAATCCTTTTATTCCGGCGGGTTGGTCCAGCTACTCTTTCAAGATTAGGTTCAGAGGCCATCTATTGAATGTGAAAGTGAACAAGGAAGGCGTGGAGATTGAGAACCAGCACATCCAGCCGCTGTCGCTTACCATCTTTGACCAGCCCCAGACCATTGAGGCCAATGGCAAGGTGCAACTGGCGCATCAGGTAGCGTAA
- a CDS encoding alpha-amylase family protein, which yields MMTRLFGNKKTVNKTYGTLQGNGVGKFNDITDKALQEIKKLGATHVWYTGVLEHALMTDYTKFGIPLDDADVIKGRAGSPYAIKDYYDVNPDLAVDVRKRMTEFEALVKRTHGNGLKVIIDFVPNHVARKYQSDAKPAGVEDFGAKDDVTVGFKPSNNFYYLPGQPLQVHSGYNALSASFKGPQEDGKFNENPAKASGNDVFSATPSVDDWFETVKLNYGVDYQNNRTKHFSPTPDTWLKMRDILLYWAGKNVDGFRCDMAEMVPVEFWAWVIPQVKAKHPDIKFIAEIYNPKEYHNYIKTGGFDYLYDKVGLYDGVRRLMENRGKGNTHDITKVWQEESKGISSQMLRFLENHDEQRLASAEFAGTPWAGVPAMTVSATLGSGPVLVYFGQEVGEPGKGHEGFQGEDGRTTIFDYWGVPAHQAWMNGGKFDGGTLTEDQQRLREFYTKLLNVSTSREAIRKGKMYALTVQEGVAPVGTYAYIRHTAHERILVVVNFNRTAADFNLALPAQSLSAVGMDNKGTLILQDLLTSMPPLFLEPSVKTNITLAPLSAHLFLLQKK from the coding sequence ATGATGACCCGCCTGTTCGGGAACAAGAAAACGGTGAACAAAACCTATGGCACTCTGCAGGGAAACGGCGTGGGCAAGTTTAATGACATCACGGACAAGGCCCTGCAGGAAATCAAGAAACTGGGCGCCACGCACGTGTGGTACACCGGCGTCTTGGAGCACGCGCTCATGACTGACTATACCAAGTTCGGGATTCCCTTGGATGACGCGGATGTCATCAAAGGACGCGCCGGCTCACCCTACGCCATCAAGGATTACTATGACGTGAACCCAGACTTGGCCGTGGACGTGCGCAAGCGGATGACGGAATTTGAGGCGCTGGTAAAACGTACCCACGGCAACGGCCTGAAGGTGATAATTGACTTTGTGCCCAACCACGTGGCCCGCAAGTACCAGTCAGACGCCAAGCCAGCAGGCGTGGAGGATTTCGGGGCGAAGGATGATGTGACCGTTGGCTTTAAGCCGAGCAACAATTTTTACTATCTGCCCGGCCAGCCCTTGCAAGTGCATTCTGGGTACAATGCCTTGAGCGCTTCATTCAAGGGTCCGCAGGAGGACGGCAAGTTCAATGAGAATCCGGCCAAGGCTTCGGGGAATGACGTGTTTAGCGCTACGCCCAGTGTAGATGACTGGTTTGAGACCGTGAAGCTGAACTACGGCGTAGACTACCAGAACAACCGCACCAAGCACTTCTCTCCCACCCCAGACACCTGGCTTAAGATGCGCGACATTCTCCTGTACTGGGCAGGTAAAAACGTGGATGGGTTTAGATGCGACATGGCCGAGATGGTACCCGTGGAGTTCTGGGCCTGGGTCATTCCGCAGGTGAAGGCCAAGCACCCAGACATCAAGTTCATCGCGGAGATTTACAACCCCAAAGAGTACCACAACTACATTAAGACCGGCGGCTTTGACTACCTCTATGACAAAGTGGGTCTCTATGACGGCGTGCGCCGTTTGATGGAAAACCGAGGCAAAGGCAATACCCATGACATCACCAAAGTGTGGCAAGAGGAAAGCAAAGGCATCTCCAGCCAGATGCTACGCTTCTTGGAAAACCATGACGAGCAGCGCCTGGCCTCTGCTGAGTTTGCCGGCACGCCTTGGGCGGGGGTACCTGCCATGACCGTAAGCGCCACCCTAGGCAGCGGGCCGGTACTGGTTTATTTTGGGCAGGAAGTTGGGGAGCCGGGCAAAGGCCATGAGGGCTTTCAGGGCGAGGACGGCCGCACCACCATTTTTGACTACTGGGGCGTGCCCGCGCATCAGGCCTGGATGAACGGTGGCAAATTTGACGGTGGCACGCTCACCGAAGACCAACAACGCCTGCGCGAGTTCTACACCAAACTGCTCAACGTCAGCACCAGCCGCGAAGCCATCCGGAAAGGGAAAATGTATGCCTTGACCGTGCAAGAAGGGGTTGCTCCGGTGGGCACTTACGCCTACATCCGGCATACTGCCCATGAACGTATCTTGGTAGTAGTCAACTTCAACCGCACTGCGGCAGATTTCAACTTGGCATTACCGGCTCAATCATTGTCTGCGGTGGGAATGGACAACAAAGGCACGCTTATCCTGCAGGACCTGCTCACCAGCATGCCGCCTTTGTTTTTGGAGCCTTCGGTGAAAACCAATATTACCCTGGCGCCTTTGAGCGCGCACCTGTTTCTATTGCAGAAAAAGTAG
- a CDS encoding MFS transporter, with the protein MAQTLQTASTKPRLGFWQIWNMNFGFLGIQFGFALQNANVSRIFETLGGTEIALYWLAAPVTGLLVQPVVGYLSDRTWHPVFGRRKPFFMIGALLASLSLLIMPNSSVLWMAVGMLWIMDSSINISMEPFRALVGDLLPSSQRTSGFAFQTFFIGVGAVVASALPWVLTNWFDVPNTAPAGEIPPSVKWAFYLGGVVFFLTVLWTVIKTKEYPPEDMDAFERERNETSFWTGMQETVSGIFKMPKTMLQLAIVQFFTWFALFSMWIFTTPAITSHLYHTTDKASKLYNEGADWVGILFAVYNGVSAIAALLLPTLARKTNRKMTHLICLVIGGLGLISFYFISDPKMLIFSMVGVGIAWASILSMPYAILAGSLPSNRMGYYMGVFNFFIVIPQIVAGSLLDFFNKDVFGGESIYVLVLGGCSMVLAGLLTLFVKDVDEAVD; encoded by the coding sequence ATGGCACAAACTTTACAGACCGCCTCTACCAAGCCTAGGCTGGGTTTCTGGCAAATCTGGAACATGAACTTCGGGTTCCTGGGCATCCAATTTGGCTTTGCCCTGCAGAACGCCAACGTGAGCCGCATCTTTGAAACCCTGGGCGGCACCGAGATTGCCCTGTACTGGTTGGCCGCCCCGGTAACGGGTTTGCTGGTACAACCCGTTGTAGGCTATTTGAGCGATAGGACCTGGCACCCGGTGTTTGGCAGACGCAAGCCCTTCTTCATGATTGGGGCTCTGCTGGCCTCCTTGTCCCTGCTGATTATGCCCAACTCGTCTGTCCTTTGGATGGCTGTGGGGATGCTCTGGATTATGGACTCTTCCATCAACATCTCCATGGAGCCGTTTAGAGCCTTGGTGGGTGACTTGTTGCCTTCTAGCCAGCGTACCTCGGGCTTCGCGTTCCAGACGTTCTTTATTGGGGTGGGCGCCGTGGTGGCTTCTGCCCTGCCTTGGGTACTGACCAATTGGTTTGATGTGCCCAATACCGCTCCGGCCGGTGAGATTCCGCCTTCGGTGAAGTGGGCCTTCTATCTGGGTGGTGTGGTGTTCTTTTTGACGGTGCTTTGGACGGTCATCAAAACCAAAGAATATCCGCCGGAGGACATGGACGCCTTTGAGCGCGAAAGAAACGAGACTTCTTTTTGGACCGGAATGCAAGAAACTGTATCGGGCATTTTCAAAATGCCGAAGACTATGTTGCAGTTGGCCATTGTGCAGTTCTTTACGTGGTTCGCGCTGTTCTCTATGTGGATTTTCACCACCCCTGCCATCACCAGCCACCTATACCACACCACAGACAAAGCCTCCAAGCTCTACAACGAAGGCGCTGACTGGGTAGGCATCTTGTTTGCCGTCTACAACGGTGTTTCGGCCATTGCGGCGCTTCTTTTGCCAACCTTGGCCAGAAAAACCAACCGCAAAATGACCCACCTTATCTGCCTGGTAATTGGCGGATTGGGTCTTATCTCCTTCTACTTTATAAGCGACCCTAAGATGCTCATTTTCTCCATGGTGGGCGTGGGCATTGCCTGGGCCAGCATCTTGTCTATGCCGTACGCCATTCTAGCGGGCTCCCTACCGAGCAACCGGATGGGCTACTATATGGGCGTGTTCAACTTCTTCATCGTGATTCCGCAGATTGTAGCTGGGTCTTTGCTGGACTTCTTCAACAAAGATGTGTTTGGCGGCGAATCAATTTATGTGTTGGTGTTAGGCGGTTGTTCTATGGTTTTGGCTGGCCTGCTGACGCTGTTTGTGAAAGACGTAGACGAAGCAGTTGACTAG
- a CDS encoding GDSL-type esterase/lipase family protein, with product MKKVLLLILFIALNLESVKAQTAPAFWPDIVSFKKQDESQRPPANPILFVGSSSFTRWNNLQKSFPGYPILNRGFGGSTLVDVIRYAYDIILPYQPKQVVIYCGENDLASADSISSEEAVRRFKTLFGIIRTNLPTARISYVSIKPSPSRALIQGKVKQANKDIKRFLRKQKNTDFIDIYGAMLDKEGNMREELYVQDRLHMQPEGYTIWQSIIAPYLLK from the coding sequence ATGAAAAAAGTTTTACTCCTTATCTTATTCATAGCTCTTAACCTGGAATCTGTAAAGGCGCAAACCGCGCCGGCGTTTTGGCCAGATATAGTATCCTTTAAAAAGCAGGATGAGAGCCAGCGCCCTCCGGCCAATCCTATTCTGTTTGTGGGGAGTTCCTCCTTCACCAGATGGAATAACCTCCAGAAAAGTTTCCCGGGCTATCCCATCCTAAACAGAGGTTTTGGCGGCTCAACCTTGGTGGATGTGATAAGGTACGCCTATGACATCATCCTGCCATACCAACCCAAGCAGGTGGTCATTTACTGCGGCGAAAACGATTTGGCTTCGGCAGACAGCATTTCCTCAGAGGAAGCGGTACGCAGGTTCAAGACCTTGTTTGGCATTATCAGGACCAATCTGCCAACTGCCAGAATCAGCTATGTCAGTATCAAGCCCAGCCCCAGCCGCGCCCTTATACAAGGCAAGGTAAAACAGGCCAACAAGGACATCAAGCGCTTCCTCAGAAAGCAGAAGAACACAGACTTTATTGACATATATGGCGCCATGCTGGACAAGGAAGGAAATATGCGCGAGGAACTCTACGTCCAGGACCGCCTGCACATGCAACCCGAAGGATACACCATCTGGCAATCTATCATTGCTCCCTATCTCCTTAAATAA
- a CDS encoding glycoside hydrolase family 13 protein yields the protein MKKRFFSWFAMLVLVLVAFPTLAQDDFTPDWSKGVVWYQIFPDRFHNVDKTNDPKVIDLRGAYPFNDSSAFQIHPWTSDWYKLQPYEVENKKDVYYNLQRRRYGGDLQGVIDKLDYLQSLGVNAIYMNPVFWAPSSHKYDALSYHHVDPTFGPDPEGDKKLIAKENPLDPKTWAWTSADKLALKLIEEVHKRKMYIIFDGVFNHIGLNSFAFQDVVKNQQASAYKDWFIVQSWRDEAKGTPFKYKGWFGVSTLPEFKEDSTGIVAGPKEYIFNASKRWMNPMDKGIAHGIDGWRLDVAYDVGHAFWKDWRKHVRSLNPNAYMTAELVFSIDETKPYLSGDEFDATMNYNFAFIVHDFMVQDKKATTVTQFDAKLKELREAFGPGVALNMQNLMDSHDATRLGSAVANPDGERFGNWGKYFNWSQKSNNKSYNARKPTQEQLKKQKLIAAFQLLYVGAPMIYYGDEAGMWGSNDPDCRKPMVWQNLKYESETHNPDQSKHDPDAVVFNQDLFNWYKKFISLRQKHKAIKLGSYTTLAVDDANQMYAFSRNLGKEEVFVILNRGAKPMTFTHALLKKNAYKDAFTNAQVKDVKVNGMDVVVLVKK from the coding sequence ATGAAAAAAAGGTTCTTTTCTTGGTTTGCTATGCTAGTGTTGGTGCTGGTAGCCTTTCCAACTTTGGCGCAGGATGACTTCACTCCAGATTGGAGCAAAGGCGTGGTCTGGTACCAGATTTTTCCGGATAGGTTTCACAACGTGGACAAAACCAATGACCCCAAAGTGATTGACCTGCGCGGCGCCTATCCCTTCAATGACTCCTCTGCTTTTCAAATCCATCCTTGGACCAGTGATTGGTATAAACTGCAGCCCTATGAAGTGGAGAACAAGAAAGACGTATACTACAATTTGCAGCGCCGCCGCTACGGAGGCGATTTGCAAGGGGTGATTGACAAACTGGATTACCTTCAATCGTTGGGTGTGAACGCCATTTACATGAACCCCGTGTTCTGGGCGCCGTCTTCGCACAAGTATGACGCCTTGTCCTACCACCACGTAGACCCCACCTTCGGGCCAGACCCAGAAGGCGACAAGAAGCTTATTGCCAAAGAGAACCCCTTAGACCCAAAGACCTGGGCATGGACCAGCGCCGATAAACTGGCCCTTAAGCTGATAGAGGAAGTCCACAAGCGCAAGATGTACATCATCTTTGACGGCGTGTTCAACCACATCGGGTTAAACAGTTTCGCTTTCCAGGATGTAGTGAAAAACCAACAGGCCTCTGCCTACAAAGACTGGTTTATAGTGCAGAGCTGGCGCGATGAGGCCAAAGGCACCCCTTTCAAGTACAAAGGCTGGTTTGGGGTAAGCACGCTGCCAGAGTTCAAGGAGGACAGCACCGGCATAGTGGCCGGCCCTAAGGAGTACATCTTCAACGCCTCCAAGCGCTGGATGAACCCGATGGACAAAGGCATAGCCCACGGCATTGACGGCTGGCGACTGGATGTGGCGTATGACGTGGGGCATGCCTTCTGGAAGGACTGGCGCAAGCACGTACGCAGCCTCAACCCGAACGCCTACATGACCGCAGAACTGGTATTTTCCATTGACGAGACCAAGCCCTACTTAAGCGGTGATGAGTTTGATGCCACCATGAACTACAACTTCGCCTTCATTGTGCATGATTTTATGGTACAGGATAAGAAGGCAACCACTGTCACTCAGTTTGACGCGAAACTAAAGGAACTGCGCGAGGCCTTTGGGCCGGGGGTGGCCTTGAACATGCAAAACCTGATGGACAGCCATGATGCCACCCGCTTGGGCAGCGCCGTGGCCAACCCAGACGGCGAGCGGTTTGGCAACTGGGGCAAATACTTTAACTGGAGCCAGAAGAGCAACAATAAAAGCTACAATGCCCGCAAACCCACCCAAGAGCAGCTGAAAAAGCAAAAGTTGATTGCGGCCTTCCAATTGCTGTACGTGGGCGCACCTATGATTTACTACGGCGATGAGGCCGGCATGTGGGGAAGCAATGACCCAGACTGCCGCAAGCCCATGGTGTGGCAAAACCTGAAGTATGAGTCAGAGACCCACAACCCCGACCAAAGCAAGCATGACCCGGACGCGGTGGTTTTCAACCAGGACCTGTTCAACTGGTACAAGAAGTTCATCTCTTTGCGCCAGAAGCACAAGGCCATCAAGCTGGGTAGCTATACCACCCTGGCGGTAGATGATGCCAACCAGATGTATGCCTTCAGCCGAAACCTTGGCAAGGAAGAGGTGTTTGTAATACTAAACCGCGGCGCTAAGCCCATGACCTTTACCCATGCCTTATTGAAGAAGAACGCTTATAAAGACGCCTTTACCAACGCCCAAGTGAAAGATGTAAAGGTGAATGGGATGGACGTAGTGGTATTGGTCAAAAAGTAA
- a CDS encoding alpha-amylase family glycosyl hydrolase, with product MKKQPINYFLAAIAVALCVAGSSVTSFAQSNKASKWPRGITYEIFVQSFADSNGDGIGDIKGMTSKLDYLKDLGVEGVWLMPINPSPSYHKYDVTDYYGIHPDYGTMADFKEFVKEAHERGINVVMDMVINHSSDKHPWFIDAAKNENSPYRDYYVWTHKSDPQAQKEGKPTGADSDNTRHWHKVNGSDYLYYGYFYSGMPDLNFDSPKLRNEIFKIGTFWLKEIGVDGFRLDAARHIFPDERPYDNHRWWEYFRSEMLKAKPDAYLVGEVWAPSDIVAPYMKGLPALFNFEMSWDILKALNQGKGDSLAIKHAKITNFYNSVNPEFIDATILSNHDQNRIMSELNGDKNKAKVAASILLTLPGSPYLYYGEELGMTGKKPDPNIREPFLWDIDSKDKSRTKWMKPAYVTEKTVTPAAGQIKDKNSLFNHYKQFIKLRNHSHALTYGDLVPVTLSEPALSAFTRTHAQEALLVVHNLSGKEVSVILPENVQAFNKVHHATGKAKLNKNTLTIPAYSSVLLKK from the coding sequence ATGAAAAAACAACCTATTAACTATTTTCTAGCTGCTATAGCCGTAGCCCTTTGTGTAGCGGGTTCTAGTGTCACAAGCTTTGCCCAATCCAATAAAGCCAGCAAATGGCCTAGAGGTATCACCTATGAAATCTTCGTGCAGTCCTTCGCCGATTCAAATGGAGATGGCATTGGTGACATCAAAGGCATGACCTCTAAGCTGGACTATCTGAAAGACCTGGGCGTGGAAGGCGTGTGGCTCATGCCCATCAACCCATCGCCGTCTTACCACAAGTATGACGTCACAGACTACTATGGCATTCATCCAGATTATGGTACCATGGCAGACTTTAAAGAGTTTGTGAAGGAAGCCCATGAGCGAGGAATCAATGTGGTGATGGACATGGTCATCAACCATTCCTCTGATAAACATCCATGGTTTATTGACGCAGCAAAGAATGAGAACAGTCCCTACCGGGATTATTACGTTTGGACCCACAAATCAGACCCTCAGGCTCAAAAGGAAGGAAAACCCACTGGAGCAGATTCAGACAACACCCGCCACTGGCACAAAGTAAATGGCAGTGACTATCTATATTATGGCTACTTCTACAGTGGCATGCCAGACTTGAATTTTGATAGCCCCAAGCTGCGTAATGAGATTTTCAAGATTGGTACTTTCTGGTTGAAGGAAATTGGCGTAGATGGATTCAGATTAGATGCGGCCCGCCATATCTTCCCAGATGAGCGTCCCTATGACAACCACCGCTGGTGGGAATATTTTAGAAGTGAAATGCTGAAAGCCAAACCAGACGCCTATCTGGTAGGTGAGGTGTGGGCGCCTTCTGACATTGTGGCACCTTATATGAAGGGTTTGCCAGCCTTGTTCAACTTTGAAATGAGCTGGGACATCCTGAAAGCCTTGAACCAAGGCAAAGGTGATTCATTGGCCATCAAGCATGCTAAAATCACTAATTTCTATAACTCAGTAAACCCTGAGTTTATTGATGCCACCATCTTGAGCAATCATGATCAGAACCGCATCATGAGCGAACTGAATGGGGATAAGAACAAAGCAAAAGTTGCGGCGTCCATTTTATTAACCCTACCAGGTTCCCCTTATTTGTATTATGGCGAAGAACTAGGTATGACTGGTAAAAAGCCCGACCCTAATATTAGAGAGCCTTTCTTATGGGATATTGATTCCAAAGACAAAAGCCGCACTAAGTGGATGAAGCCAGCCTATGTCACAGAGAAAACAGTTACGCCGGCTGCTGGTCAAATCAAAGACAAGAACTCCTTATTTAACCATTACAAGCAGTTCATCAAACTAAGAAACCATAGCCATGCCTTGACTTACGGCGACTTGGTACCAGTAACCTTGAGCGAGCCTGCATTAAGCGCATTTACCAGAACCCATGCACAAGAAGCCTTATTGGTGGTGCACAACTTGTCAGGCAAAGAAGTTTCTGTCATCCTTCCAGAGAATGTGCAGGCCTTTAATAAGGTGCACCATGCTACCGGTAAGGCAAAATTAAACAAGAATACTCTCACCATTCCAGCTTACAGCAGCGTGTTGCTGAAGAAGTAA